The window cAGATGAAACAAGTAGTTTCTATAACATCAAATCGGAGATCCACGCCTTATCACTTTTCTGATAGACTAAGAAAAGCATGTTAACAATAAAACCGCCTGATGTTAAGATCCATAATGGAAAAAAGAAATTATTGACCACAGTCCAAGCTAGTAGTAAACTAGTTTTGTCTTCTAAAAGAAAGGATGGTTAGAAAAGTTACATACATCATTAACAGAAACAAATAGGTTTATAAAATACTTACTGTGGCAGCCTGAGCAGCCTGGAAATTCTGTTCTGATGGGTGTCTCCTTCTTGTGCACAGACCTCATTTAGACTCCCTAACCGCACTTCAAACTTATCATCAAGAAGTACGCTGCTTGCTTGGACATCTCTGCAAGAATAGGTACGGCGAAGGAAAAAGGAGAGTTGTCACCACGAGGTGCACTAGTAATTCTGACAGAAacaaaaggtttttttttttggtgtgtgtgttgggggggggggggggcagggaGAGAAGAAGTTGAATCCAAAAAACTAACTCATGCAATTAAAACCTTGAGGATTTCATGGTGAATTACAGCAGAAAAACTATGTAGACATTTAGGGAAGCATCTCCTTTTGATAATTCCTTCGGGAACAGAAATTTGGTTGAGGAAAGTCTATTAAATGTCCCATGAAAGGGTATTGCTTAAACCGAAAACATGCAGATGAACAGTGTGAGAGAAGTGAGGAGTATTGAACACTGACTGACTCAATAAACAGAATATGTTTGTTAGAAAGGAAGAGAATAAGCTGATAATGCCATAcaacaatatattatttttaaaaatatccaAGCTGACATTAAAAGGGCACCATGGagataaaaggtacaaaaaatAAGGAGCATTGTATGACGACTATGATGCTCAAGAAGGTTTATTAGTAATAATGAAACTTTATACAATAAAAAACAAAACCGTTCTTAGTTTCAGAAGTAAATTTCTACTTGTGTAGTTAAAAGAATTTCTATTTGTGTATTCACAATATCCCAGCACAGTAGAAAATTTAATGTCATCAAAATCTATGGCCACATCTCTCGTACCGAATCTAAAACATATAGAAACTGGCTAGATTGGAGATATCGCAGCCATGCATGCAACTACAAAAGCAGAGCTATAAAAGTTTTTATAAGTGCATGGCTCTTGACGATATATAGCACCATAACCCCTGAAAGCCCAAGTTTTAGGTTTACTAAGCGTATCTTAAATTTATTGCATGCAGATGTAGCTCATAAAAACATAAAGGGAAGCCCTCAAGTTGATAGATTCAAGCTCCACCTCCAAGATATTGTGGAGGCTAGCTCTTACATGGTAAGATATTATGGAGGCTGGCCCTTACATGGTAAACTCTctataataataaatgaagcaaTAAACATAATAAATCTCCAACTCATAACAAATCAGAAACCATCAACCATGAATTACTGTTCATTCCCGTCTCCTTTTGAAAATCCCGATAAGCTAATAGCTGAGAGCGGATATCTAATATTGCCATTTGTAATTCGGTTTCAATCAACCAGATGTGGCACACATCCATAAACTTGCAAAGATCCTTAACGTGCATAGAGCCCGTACTGCACTGAATTTACTGGTCCAACTATCTTCGGTTGAAAATTTTAGGAGAGCCTTCAATTGAAATCTCGTCCTACCTAGTTCAGAGATACGAAATACACTACGATTTTCGATAGCTTTCATTCAGAGCATTGTCCTAGTATCTCCAACGTGCATTAGCCAAAAAGGGCGCTCTCAAACAGCCATTCGCTCTTGTGATGGTGTACCACTTTGTACGTCCTTATTTCCACATATAACTAAGGGAAACTTTGTTGGGCTCAATGAGATGATTAGATGTTCATGGCAATATTACTCAATCAGAACAGAAACAAGTCTTTAaccgaccccaacttgtttgaGACTGGGTAGTGGTGGATCTAGAGGCTAAGATGCGGGTTCCCGGAATCCAATAGCTTTTGCCCAGATCTTGTAtgtatattaaaaaatttattaaatatctataaatatttgattATGGACCCAATTATTAACTTGAGAATGATgtaggaacccataaactttaaatgATGGATCCGCCTCTGGGTTTAGACGtagctttttttttttcagaacAGAAACAAGTTTTTGCTGCTAACAATGAAAAAACTGAACGGCCACTTATACGACTAACCAACTAATTCCaactttttcttttccatttattGGTTTAGCATACAATCTTccgaattgaaaatttgaagtttcctGGTTGGATTAGAGTGCAACAGATGCAGTTGATTTACATCTTGGTCGCCAATAGTAATGAAGAATGATTTTGGCCTAATTGCTTAGAGTAAACCATAGTGACTCACAAAACAGGAAAGCAATCATGCACTCATTCCAGGGGTAACATTGCAGAGACAAGATGTTATAGTGACACCAACGTTATATCAGGGAAACTTTAGTAAGGAAAGCTTTTGATTAAATCATCAAAGTCCGGGATTATCTTCCAGACTATTAAATTAACAGGCATATCCTTTATTACCTTTGCGTCTACGAAGAAGTCACCAATTATGTACAACCAAGGAATACATAGAGAAAGAGTAGCTGCAACTCTTCCAAGATTATGATCACAATGTTTAAACGAAGACTTGTAGTTATGAGAGTGAGATATGAATGCACTTGCAAACATGGAAATCCAATAGTAGTAAATCACAGAAGTAAGTCTAGCATAgctattaacaatttctaatattAACCATAAAAGTGGCGGCACGTGGAAGTAAGAGAAATGCAATATGACAAGGCCTTGATACCTGTGCACTAGAGGCGGGTTACATTCATGATGTAGATAAGACAAGCCCTCAGCAGTTCCAATAGCAATTTTCAGTCTTGTTATCCAATCCAATGACTGCAAACTATCATCATCCGAATTGTTTTTTCTAAATAAAGAACTGGATAGATCTCCATTTGGCATATATTTGTAGACCAGAAACTTCTCATTCTCATTCTCCAAACAATGTCCCATAAAAGGAACTAATCTAGAGTGAGAAACTTTGCTGAAGAAGTCCAATTCTGACAAATATGATTCCTTTTTTGCAGAGCGCACATCAATTCTTTTTACGACTATAAGTGTCCCGCCTTCTAGGGTACCACGGAAGAGATCACCTGAATGGCCGTGCTTCATAAGATTTGAATCACTGAACTCACCTGTGGCTTGAAGAATCTGCTGGTAGGTAAATGCATCTCctaaacttgaaaaattcaatgATACTCCGGGAGGCGGCGGTGGACTTGAACTGGCCGGACCTGGCCCAACCTCAGTGGCTCTTTGAGTCGTGGCAGCCCTTTTGCGGGTGCAAACAAACAGCAGAACTAGACAGATAAGGACAAGTGCAATTAATCCAACACCCCCCAGAACGGCCGCCAATATGATTACACTTTTGTGACTCTTTTTGCTGGATTTGGGAGCTGGAAGAGGCGGCTCTGTGGCATTTGGCTGTCCAAAATCATCAAACGACAAGCCCCGCTCGCTATAGAAAGATGCACACTCACTCCTACTCCTTTGACTTGTTACATTTTGGAGGCAATTTTTATTAACTGACACATTGCTTTGTCCGTAATCAGGGGTTTTGCCTTGAAAATAGTTTCCTGATAGATCTAGAAAACTGAAGCTTCTGCCTAAAGACGGCAAATTTCCATAAAACATATTCTGAGAAAGATTAAACACTGCGCTGGTGGCATTGACAATGGAACTAACATTTGGCAGAACGCCGGTGAAGTTATTCGCAGAGGCATCTAGAAATTGCAACCCAGGCATTGACCACAAAGCATCAGGCAACTGTCCAGTTAAACTATTGGAGCTGAGGTCAAGGTCAACCAGATTAGAAAGGTTACCGAGTTGGGCAGGAATCAAAGAAGATAAACTGTTACCAGACAGATTCAAGAACTTCAACTGAAGCAAACTCCCAATTTCTTGAGGAATAGTCCCATTCAAGAAATTTGAGGACATATCAAGCAAAGTAAGGTTCTGAAGAGAACCAAATTCAGTAGGAATGGACCTCACAAGCTTATTATTCGAAAGATCAAGAATCGAAAGGCTAGTCAAATTGCCAAAAGTGGAAGGAATAGGACCAATAATGGAACATGACCTAAGATCAAGAATCCTAAGAGATGTAAGCCTAAGACCAAACCATTGAGGAATAGAGCCAGGAAGTGCAAAATTGGAGGCATTAAAAGATTCCAAAAAGGTCAAATTTTGGAGGGCATCAACTGAGAATTGAGGGTTTTGACTCCCAACTCTGGTTCTCTTAAAACCAGATATGTTGATCTCAGTAACTCTACCATTCTTGCAAACAATATTTGTCCAGTTTAAACAAGGGTTACCCTTTATAGGCCATTCTTTGGCTCTTAACCCTAATGAAGATCTCAGTTGAAGCAAAGCAAATTTCTCAGCTAAAGAACTGACAACACCCTGCTCAAATGTTGAGTCAAACAgcaagaaaaacacaaaacaaaacaaaaccacTCTGCCCTTTAAGTGCAACATTTCAGCTGAACCTTCATTTAACTTCGAAATTGAAAATTCTCACCTTTTTTCTACTCTACAATCACACATACACATATATAAACGATTCTTGATATAAAAGGGAATATACATTCTGTATCAGGGAAATTAAAGGGCTTACCTTTTTGAATGAATCACAAAAAaagcttttcttttttttttgattcttGAAAAAAGAACGAGTGCTGTGTAAGTACTGTTTCTATATCTCTCTCTATACCAACTCTTTCTTTCAGTTTCTTCGGTTGATGGGTAAGAGAGATGATTAAAAAATGGTCAAAagttttgggtttttttttcagAGAGAAAGTGGTGTGaatgaaagagagagagaagtagatgtagagagagaaagtgaaagGCTGGTCTGAGTCAAGCACTCTCTGTGATTAATTGGAACACTGCTGTACTCTTGTTACTGTAATCCCCTCTTACAAATCAACCAAAAAAAGATTAGTATTTTTGTATGGGTAAAATTTTTACCCCTTTTGGCAATTATTCTGACAAAAAGTtcccaaaaaaaagagttcatagtagtatttttttattttctgtcttaattagaggtctcgagttcgagccATAATAATAAAAGTTTTTTTGTTTTTAGGTTTTATGCGATGCAAATCTAAATTAATTAGGCTCAAAAAGATTATCAAACATTGGTCTGAAAATGTGTGTTTCTATCTAGAAAAAATGACACTATATAGCCGCCGTAAAAATTAAgccaaaaaaatattatatatttatatatacacacacattctGTATGTtacatacaaaaattatataaattttatacattattttggctaccagatgtaaatagtttctgacgcgaactagaaataataataaatcttCTATCTATGTCTCGAGCCATGGGCTTAGTCATGGGTTGGGTTCGGAATTTGGGGTTGGGGgaggggtgggtgggtgggggttGAGGGTTTAGTTGACTACGGAAAAGTTGCAAAAAACAGCTAAGCTAAAAACAACTACTTTAATTCTAAATTAGATAAGCATTTAATTAATAACTTAATTTGGTTTGTCTCTCACTAGAATCTCTCTTCTAATAATTTCTGTAATTATTACTTTTTCCCACCTGTTTTGGTAGATCAGTAGTGAGTATCTTGTAGTGTTATGATTCGGCAGCTTTTATGGGATTTTTTTAATTACTTTTCTTTTATGTGATTTTTACACTTTAAAAGTGGATTACAAATTTGAAGatctttataattatttatttacagCAGAATTAGCATTTTCGAATTTTTTAATAGCGCTGACGAAGAGTTGGTTGCTTTTGTGGTGGAAAAAAGAGTTGAATGATAGGAAGCATGTGTAAGACATTttgttattaatttttttaatataaacaAAGGAAACATCTTTGGACGTGCTTGGATTTATCTCAAAAAGTA of the Nicotiana tabacum cultivar K326 chromosome 7, ASM71507v2, whole genome shotgun sequence genome contains:
- the LOC107789994 gene encoding putative LRR receptor-like serine/threonine-protein kinase At2g16250: MLHLKGRVVLFCFVFFLLFDSTFEQGVVSSLAEKFALLQLRSSLGLRAKEWPIKGNPCLNWTNIVCKNGRVTEINISGFKRTRVGSQNPQFSVDALQNLTFLESFNASNFALPGSIPQWFGLRLTSLRILDLRSCSIIGPIPSTFGNLTSLSILDLSNNKLVRSIPTEFGSLQNLTLLDMSSNFLNGTIPQEIGSLLQLKFLNLSGNSLSSLIPAQLGNLSNLVDLDLSSNSLTGQLPDALWSMPGLQFLDASANNFTGVLPNVSSIVNATSAVFNLSQNMFYGNLPSLGRSFSFLDLSGNYFQGKTPDYGQSNVSVNKNCLQNVTSQRSRSECASFYSERGLSFDDFGQPNATEPPLPAPKSSKKSHKSVIILAAVLGGVGLIALVLICLVLLFVCTRKRAATTQRATEVGPGPASSSPPPPPGVSLNFSSLGDAFTYQQILQATGEFSDSNLMKHGHSGDLFRGTLEGGTLIVVKRIDVRSAKKESYLSELDFFSKVSHSRLVPFMGHCLENENEKFLVYKYMPNGDLSSSLFRKNNSDDDSLQSLDWITRLKIAIGTAEGLSYLHHECNPPLVHRDVQASSVLLDDKFEVRLGSLNEVCAQEGDTHQNRISRLLRLPQTSEQGASGTASATCAYDVFCFGKVLLELVTGKLGISASNDASMKEWLDGTLKYVSIYDKELVTNIVDPSLIIDEDLLEEVWAMAIVARSCLNPKPSRRPLMRYILKALENPLKVVREEHTSSARLRATSSRSSWNAALFGSWRSSSDVAAVPAIPASKLEGTSSLKQSGTTGSQGSGHNGDNGHSSSTRRQSKEIFPEPLEEQDVERPHEE